One Alicyclobacillus acidoterrestris DNA window includes the following coding sequences:
- a CDS encoding FAD-binding oxidoreductase: protein MNRLKEDLRAILRSDQVSDSESILEQHSHDESYHTPVLPDVVVFPESTEDVVAVISYAAKQGVAVVPFGAGSSLEGHVIPVSGGISLDMMRMNQVLEVRPDDFLVRVQPGVLKDELNERLGRYGLFFPVDPGSNASLGGMAATNASGTTTVRYGAMRDNVRALEVVLPNGKVIQTSSLAPKSSSGYNITSLFVGSEGTLGVITELWLRVWGIPEQTVAARAVFSDVEHCVRAATAIVGAGIPVVRMELVDGPYIAAVNQYSGSDFPTLPTLFLEFHGNRRHVEADVEVAKEVIEDEGCTSFDFVTDEKARQDMWAARHHALYAFMHQYPGFGHMSTDVCVPVSKLPEAVLRAKELLSQTGVRGAIVGHVGDGNFHVSMAVDRGNPDDMARADAFNEQLVYTALSLGGTCTGEHGVGLGKRKYQQKEHGDALAVMQAIRAAVDPQHLMNPGKLVDPATTTTHT from the coding sequence GTGAATCGGTTAAAAGAGGACCTGCGGGCCATCCTGCGTTCAGACCAAGTATCGGATAGTGAAAGTATTCTCGAACAGCACAGTCACGACGAATCGTACCACACGCCGGTTTTGCCAGACGTGGTCGTCTTTCCAGAGTCGACTGAGGATGTCGTCGCCGTTATCTCCTATGCGGCAAAGCAGGGGGTTGCGGTGGTTCCGTTCGGAGCCGGATCGAGCTTAGAAGGGCATGTCATCCCTGTGTCTGGTGGTATTTCCCTGGACATGATGCGCATGAACCAGGTACTCGAGGTGCGCCCGGACGACTTTCTCGTTCGCGTGCAGCCGGGCGTGTTAAAAGATGAACTCAACGAGCGGTTAGGGCGGTACGGCCTGTTCTTCCCAGTCGATCCCGGCTCCAACGCCTCACTGGGCGGCATGGCTGCGACCAACGCAAGTGGCACGACGACCGTACGCTATGGCGCGATGCGCGACAACGTGCGCGCGTTGGAGGTGGTCTTGCCAAACGGCAAGGTGATTCAGACGAGTTCTTTGGCGCCTAAGTCCTCGTCTGGTTACAACATCACGAGTCTGTTCGTCGGCTCTGAGGGTACGCTTGGCGTCATCACTGAGTTGTGGCTGCGGGTGTGGGGCATTCCCGAACAAACGGTCGCGGCGCGCGCCGTCTTTTCCGATGTGGAACATTGTGTCCGCGCGGCCACGGCTATCGTTGGCGCAGGTATTCCTGTGGTGCGGATGGAGTTGGTCGACGGGCCGTACATTGCCGCGGTGAACCAATACAGCGGATCCGACTTTCCGACGCTACCGACGCTGTTTCTCGAGTTCCACGGCAATCGACGCCACGTGGAGGCGGACGTCGAAGTGGCGAAGGAAGTCATTGAGGACGAGGGTTGCACGTCTTTTGATTTTGTGACGGATGAAAAAGCCCGTCAGGACATGTGGGCCGCCCGCCATCACGCACTCTACGCGTTTATGCACCAGTATCCCGGTTTCGGCCACATGTCGACAGACGTCTGTGTACCGGTCTCGAAATTGCCGGAGGCCGTACTGCGTGCGAAGGAGCTCTTGTCCCAAACTGGGGTGCGCGGTGCGATAGTGGGACACGTCGGCGATGGCAACTTCCACGTGTCGATGGCCGTGGATAGGGGGAATCCAGACGATATGGCGCGCGCAGACGCGTTCAACGAGCAACTCGTGTATACCGCGCTGTCACTTGGCGGCACCTGTACCGGCGAGCACGGCGTCGGACTTGGCAAACGCAAGTATCAACAGAAGGAGCATGGGGACGCTTTGGCGGTCATGCAGGCGATTCGTGCGGCGGTCGATCCGCAGCACCTGATGAACCCCGGCAAACTGGTCGATCCCGCCACGACCACCACACACACGTAA
- the pobA gene encoding 4-hydroxybenzoate 3-monooxygenase, which produces MRTQVAIIGAGPAGLMLAQLLHSKGIESVILESRTRAEIEETIRAGVLEQGTADLMRELGVADRMNRLGQVHDGIEFRFHRKGHRINLKELTGGKRVTIYAQHEVLKDLISARIATGGEILFDVGDVRLLDVDTELPRVQFRRHKDGELEELVCDFIAGCDGFHGPSRQHIPQRVRTEYSEVFPMSWLGILAEAPPSSPELIYAHHDRGFALVSTRSPEIQRIYLQVDAHDDLANWSDDRIWSELHRRLETDDGWTLIEGPIIQKSIVGMRSFVCDPMQYGRLFLAGDAAHIVPPTGAKGLNLAVSDVVVLAKGIETYYKQGNAEWLQAYSEICLRRVWKAERFSNYMTSLLHRHANHSPFQRRIQLAELDYVTSSPVGLASIAENYVGLPIDWRRS; this is translated from the coding sequence ATGCGCACACAAGTCGCAATTATTGGAGCCGGACCCGCTGGGCTGATGTTGGCACAGTTACTGCACAGCAAGGGGATTGAGTCGGTGATTCTCGAGTCGCGCACGCGCGCCGAGATTGAAGAGACTATCCGGGCGGGCGTTCTGGAGCAGGGGACGGCAGATTTGATGCGTGAACTTGGCGTGGCGGACAGGATGAACCGCCTTGGTCAGGTACACGACGGCATTGAGTTTCGGTTTCATCGCAAGGGACACCGCATCAACCTGAAAGAACTTACTGGCGGCAAGCGGGTGACCATTTACGCACAGCATGAAGTGTTGAAGGATTTGATCTCGGCCCGCATTGCAACCGGTGGTGAAATCTTGTTTGACGTGGGCGATGTCCGTCTGTTGGACGTGGATACGGAATTGCCGCGCGTTCAGTTTCGACGGCACAAGGACGGGGAACTGGAAGAGCTGGTTTGTGATTTTATCGCTGGCTGTGATGGCTTCCATGGGCCGAGTAGACAACACATTCCGCAGCGTGTTCGCACGGAGTACAGCGAAGTGTTTCCGATGAGTTGGCTCGGCATTCTGGCGGAGGCGCCGCCGTCTTCCCCTGAGTTGATTTATGCGCATCACGACCGGGGATTTGCCTTGGTCAGCACGCGTTCACCGGAAATCCAGCGGATTTATTTGCAGGTGGATGCGCATGACGACCTAGCCAATTGGTCGGACGACCGGATATGGTCTGAATTGCACCGTCGGCTGGAGACCGACGACGGTTGGACGCTGATTGAGGGGCCAATTATTCAGAAGAGCATCGTCGGGATGCGCAGTTTCGTCTGTGACCCGATGCAGTACGGACGGCTGTTTCTCGCCGGTGACGCCGCGCATATTGTACCGCCCACGGGTGCCAAGGGCCTAAACCTCGCCGTGTCTGACGTGGTGGTGTTGGCAAAGGGGATTGAAACGTATTACAAGCAGGGGAATGCAGAGTGGTTGCAGGCGTATTCGGAGATTTGCCTGCGGCGAGTCTGGAAGGCCGAACGATTTTCGAACTATATGACGTCACTGCTGCACCGTCACGCCAACCACTCGCCGTTTCAGCGACGGATTCAACTGGCTGAACTCGATTATGTGACATCGTCTCCCGTCGGGCTCGCGAGTATCGCAGAAAATTACGTAGGGCTGCCTATCGACTGGCGCCGTTCGTAA
- a CDS encoding YjhG/YagF family D-xylonate dehydratase, translating into MLFQADKDDASLYDIPTHAPGPQGSLPLNSEMLRSWPSGDLFGLTQSVGMGWEPKRVLGKHVLMISTQGGIRNPDGTPEALGYHTGHWEIGLLLEAAAREFRKLGAVPYAAYVSDPCDGRSQGTAGMFDSLPYRNDAALVMRRLIRSLPTRKAVMGVATCDKGLPATMMALASLGKLPGILVPGGVTLAPETGEDAGKVQTIGARYAHGEISLEYAAEMGCKACASPGGGCQFLGTAATSQVVAEGLGMALVHSALAPSGQPIWTEMARQSARALLNLQQIGWGMQEILTDEAVRNAMVVHAAFGGSTNLLLHIPAIAHAAGVRLPTVEDWRQVNRDVPRLVSVLPNGPVDYPTVYVFLAGGVPEVMLHLRKRGLLDMRVKTVAGTTLDDVLDWWADSERRQRVRQQLAAHGIEPDDVILHPDVARQRNLTSTVTFPSGNLAPEGAVIKSTAIDISVVDADGVYRHTGPARVFTSERQAIAAIKRGDIVAGDVLVLIGRGPSGTGMEETYQLTSALKHLPFGKQVALVTDARFSGVSTGACIGHVGPEALAGGPIGKLRDGDLVEIVIDRNQLIGSVNFVGQGDRRFSEAEGAKILAERLPHPGLMRDEDLPDDTRLWAALQDVSGGAWKGAIYDVDRILEVLAAGKKALGL; encoded by the coding sequence ATGCTGTTTCAGGCGGATAAGGACGATGCAAGCTTGTACGATATCCCAACCCATGCGCCAGGGCCACAAGGGTCGTTGCCACTGAATTCGGAAATGCTGCGCAGTTGGCCGAGTGGTGACTTGTTCGGTTTGACGCAGAGCGTGGGGATGGGGTGGGAGCCAAAGCGCGTTCTCGGCAAGCATGTTTTGATGATTAGTACGCAAGGAGGTATCCGCAATCCGGATGGCACGCCGGAAGCGCTTGGCTACCACACCGGGCATTGGGAAATTGGTTTGTTACTGGAGGCGGCTGCCCGCGAGTTTCGCAAACTCGGTGCCGTCCCATATGCCGCTTACGTGAGTGACCCCTGTGATGGGCGCTCCCAAGGCACGGCTGGCATGTTTGACTCGTTGCCCTATCGAAACGACGCAGCGCTGGTGATGCGAAGACTCATTCGCTCATTGCCGACCCGGAAGGCCGTGATGGGCGTCGCAACGTGTGACAAGGGGCTGCCGGCGACGATGATGGCGCTGGCCAGTCTCGGGAAACTCCCAGGCATCCTTGTGCCTGGCGGGGTGACACTCGCGCCGGAAACGGGGGAGGACGCCGGGAAGGTGCAGACGATAGGCGCCCGCTATGCGCATGGGGAAATCAGCCTCGAGTACGCCGCCGAGATGGGGTGCAAGGCGTGCGCCAGTCCCGGGGGAGGGTGTCAGTTTCTTGGGACGGCGGCCACGTCGCAGGTCGTCGCAGAGGGATTGGGGATGGCGCTTGTCCATTCTGCGCTCGCCCCGTCTGGTCAACCGATTTGGACAGAGATGGCGCGTCAGTCCGCGCGTGCGCTATTGAATCTGCAACAAATCGGCTGGGGGATGCAGGAGATTTTGACCGACGAGGCTGTGCGAAATGCGATGGTTGTGCATGCGGCGTTTGGCGGATCGACCAACTTGCTGTTACATATTCCTGCTATCGCCCATGCGGCTGGGGTGCGCTTACCGACGGTCGAAGATTGGCGGCAGGTCAATCGCGATGTGCCGAGGCTGGTGAGCGTCTTGCCCAATGGGCCTGTCGACTATCCGACTGTTTACGTCTTTTTGGCAGGTGGCGTGCCGGAAGTGATGTTGCATTTGCGCAAGCGGGGGTTGTTGGATATGCGCGTGAAAACGGTCGCGGGCACGACCCTCGACGACGTACTCGACTGGTGGGCCGATTCTGAGCGCCGTCAGCGCGTGCGCCAGCAATTGGCGGCGCACGGGATTGAACCAGACGATGTAATTTTGCATCCGGATGTGGCGCGCCAACGCAACTTGACGTCGACGGTGACCTTTCCGTCCGGCAATTTGGCACCAGAAGGCGCCGTCATTAAATCGACTGCGATTGACATTTCTGTTGTCGACGCCGACGGCGTCTATCGGCATACGGGTCCCGCACGGGTGTTTACATCCGAGCGACAGGCGATTGCGGCGATTAAGCGCGGGGACATTGTGGCTGGCGACGTTCTCGTCTTGATTGGGCGAGGACCTTCGGGAACGGGAATGGAGGAGACGTACCAGCTCACTTCGGCGCTCAAACATCTGCCGTTTGGCAAACAAGTGGCGCTCGTCACGGATGCGCGCTTCTCCGGTGTGTCGACAGGGGCGTGCATTGGCCATGTTGGGCCAGAGGCATTGGCCGGAGGACCGATTGGCAAGTTGCGTGACGGCGACCTGGTGGAGATTGTGATTGACCGCAATCAGTTGATCGGCAGCGTGAATTTTGTCGGTCAGGGAGACCGGCGCTTTTCTGAGGCGGAGGGTGCGAAGATCCTAGCAGAGCGCCTGCCGCACCCAGGTCTCATGCGAGACGAAGATCTGCCAGACGACACAAGGCTGTGGGCTGCGCTGCAGGATGTGAGCGGCGGGGCTTGGAAAGGTGCCATTTACGATGTCGACCGAATTCTGGAAGTGTTGGCGGCAGGCAAAAAGGCGCTTGGCTTATGA
- a CDS encoding fumarylacetoacetate hydrolase family protein, translating into MRTIRFQHPEHQRVHLGLLDGNYAYSITEQVPAWTDPMPMWRALRALGVTVQEAEQRLAVGTPLDFAALEREGYLLPPVAAPEVWASGVTYERSRQARNAETQFKDSVYDRVYTASRPELFFKATGERVVAPGHAVALRSDSKWMVPEPELCVVLSAAGDVVGWTVGNDMSSRDIEGENPLYLPQAKVFAKSCSFGPLLLWNNGSQRPQDWQIELEISRGAGTAFQGAVSFSQFRRSIDELVDYLCRDNPIPDGTVLMTGTGIVPPDEFTLAHGDLIEISIDGIGVLRNPVEDLAVVASKRGVGV; encoded by the coding sequence GTGAGGACCATTCGCTTTCAACATCCGGAACATCAGCGCGTCCATCTCGGCCTGCTCGATGGCAATTACGCGTACAGTATCACGGAGCAGGTGCCGGCGTGGACGGATCCCATGCCGATGTGGCGCGCCCTTCGAGCCTTGGGCGTCACCGTACAGGAGGCCGAGCAACGGTTGGCGGTCGGCACGCCGCTCGATTTTGCGGCACTGGAGCGCGAGGGATACCTCTTGCCGCCTGTCGCTGCGCCTGAAGTCTGGGCTTCCGGCGTCACGTACGAACGCAGCCGTCAGGCGCGCAACGCGGAGACGCAGTTCAAAGACAGCGTGTACGATCGCGTTTATACAGCGAGTCGACCGGAACTGTTTTTCAAGGCGACAGGTGAGCGCGTTGTCGCACCCGGTCATGCGGTTGCGTTGAGATCGGATTCGAAGTGGATGGTACCTGAGCCAGAACTGTGCGTGGTATTGTCGGCCGCTGGCGACGTCGTGGGCTGGACCGTGGGAAACGATATGAGTTCGCGGGACATCGAAGGTGAAAATCCACTGTATTTGCCACAGGCGAAGGTGTTTGCGAAGAGTTGCTCATTTGGGCCACTTTTGCTCTGGAACAATGGCTCACAGCGGCCGCAGGATTGGCAGATAGAGCTGGAAATTTCGCGTGGGGCGGGCACGGCGTTTCAGGGGGCGGTCTCGTTCTCGCAGTTCCGGCGCAGCATTGACGAGTTGGTCGACTATCTGTGCCGCGACAATCCAATTCCCGACGGTACTGTCCTCATGACGGGCACGGGCATTGTACCGCCGGACGAATTCACGTTGGCGCACGGCGATTTAATCGAAATCTCTATCGACGGAATTGGCGTATTGCGTAACCCTGTGGAAGATTTGGCCGTTGTCGCTTCGAAGAGAGGTGTTGGCGTGTGA